Proteins encoded together in one Impatiens glandulifera chromosome 1, dImpGla2.1, whole genome shotgun sequence window:
- the LOC124921332 gene encoding protein NRT1/ PTR FAMILY 7.1-like, with product MASPRDPTNCDIVIAHEIDHELRLERGNEKEKPKVRFNVSCDEEKKKMGVWKSGMLLLANQGLATLAFFGVGVNLVMFLTRVLGQGNATAANNVSKWTGTVYLFSLVGAFLSDSYWGRYLTCTIFQLILIAGLVMLSLTSWLLLIKPDGCGDRELLCEPTSAVGVTMFYLAIYLVAFGYGGHQPTLATFGADLFDESKPKDKNSKATFFCYFYFALNVGSLFSNTVLVYYEDTGGWTIGFWASTGAAVIGLVLFLSGSKGYCYIKPCGNPLPRVAQVFVASARKWRMVPAKEGDLYEVEGLESAIKGSRKILHSNEFQCLDKAATLTEEDLHGPVNRWRLCTVTQVEEAKCIIRMLPIWLCTIIYSVIFTQMASLFVEQGAVMNSYIGSFHIPAASMSVFDICSVLIFTGIYEQILVPITSRLSGHSKGLTELQRMGIGLIIGMLAMVAAGLTEVARLKRVVHEDRASSLSIIWQVPQYVLVGASEVFMYIGQLEFFNGQAPDGIKSFGSSLCMASISLGNYSSSIMVNMVMAITTKGNHPGWIPENLNDGHIDRFYFLIAIMAIVDLGFYVFCARWYKCVNLEENVKFIAKEEEAAPNKG from the exons ATGGCTTCTCCTAGAGACCCGACTAACTGCGACATTGTCATTGCACATGAGATTGATCATGAACTAAGA TTGGAAAGGGGAAATGAAAAGGAGAAACCAAAGGTTAGGTTTAACGTCAGTTGCgatgaggagaagaagaagatgggaGTATGGAAATCTGGCATGCTCTTGCTGG CCAATCAAGGCCTTGCCACATTGGCGTTTTTCGGGGTTGGGGTGAATTTAGTCATGTTCTTAACAAGAGTTCTTGGTCAGGGAAACGCAACAGCAGCCAACAACGTTAGCAAGTGGACTGGAACCGTCTATTTGTTCTCCCTCGTCGGAGCTTTCCTTAGCGATTCTTATTGGGGCCGTTACTTGACATGCACCATATTTCAGCTCATTCTTATAGCG GGCTTGGTTATGTTATCCCTTACATCATGGCTTCTATTGATCAAACCCGATGGATGTGGTGACCGCGAGCTTCTTTGTGAGCCCACTTCCGCAGTTGGTGTGACCATGTTCTATTTAGCCATCTATTTGGTGGCATTCGGTTACGGTGGCCATCAACCCACGTTGGCAACATTTGGAGCCGATCTTTTCGACGAgtcaaaaccaaaagataaAAATTCCAAAGCAACGTTCTTTTGTTACTTCTACTTTGCACTAAACGTTGGTTCCCTCTTCTCCAACACCGTCTTGGTTTATTATGAGGATACCGGAGGGTGGACAATCGGGTTCTGGGCTTCAACTGGTGCAGCGGTTATAGGCCTCGTCTTGTTCTTATCTGGCTCGAAAGGGTACTGTTACATTAAACCGTGTGGGAATCCTCTGCCCCGTGTGGCTCAGGTTTTCGTTGCTTCGGCTAGGAAATGGCGAATGGTTCCGGCCAAAGAAGGAGATTTGTATGAGGTTGAAGGACTAGAATCTGCAATCAAGGGTAGTAGGAAAATTCTACACAGCAATGAATTTCA GTGTTTGGACAAGGCAGCCACATTAACAGAGGAAGATCTCCATGGACCAGTGAACAGGTGGAGATTATGTACAGTTACTCAAGTTGAAGAAGCCAAATGCATCATAAGAATGCTTCCCATTTGGCTATGCACAATCATATACTCTGTTATTTTCACACAAATGGCTTCCCTCTTCGTAGAGCAAGGAGCGGTTATGAACTCCTACATCGGGAGCTTCCATATTCCGGCTGCGAGCATGTCAGTTTTCGACATTTGTAGCGTTCTTATATTTACAGGCATCTACGAACAAATCCTGGTGCCAATAACAAGTCGATTGAGCGGACATTCGAAAGGCCTAACCGAGCTTCAAAGAATGGGGATAGGACTCATTATCGGTATGCTAGCCATGGTGGCAGCCGGGCTAACTGAAGTGGCGAGGCTTAAACGGGTAGTTCATGAAGATCGGGCTAGTTCGTTGAGTATAATTTGGCAAGTCCCACAATACGTTCTAGTTGGTGCGTCTGAGGTTTTCATGTATATCGGGCAGCTAGAGTTCTTTAACGGGCAGGCACCGGACGGGATTAAGAGCTTCGGGAGCTCTCTTTGTATGGCATCAATATCTCTAGGGAATTACTCGAGTAGCATAATGGTTAACATGGTAATGGCGATCACGACAAAGGGAAATCACCCCGGATGGATACCCGAGAATCTAAATGATGGTCATATTGACCGGTTTTACTTCCTTATCGCGATCATGGCTATAGTTGATCTCGGGTTCTATGTATTTTGTGCTAGATGGTACAAGTGTGTGAACTTGGAGGAAAACGTGAAATTCATCGCAAAAGAAGAAGAGGCTGCCCCAAACAAAGGGTGA